In Sphingomonas sp. Leaf357, a single genomic region encodes these proteins:
- a CDS encoding citrate synthase, producing the protein MSETAKLSVGGKEIESAVLSGTVGPDVIDIRKLYAQTGKFTYDPGFTSTASCDSAITYIDGDEGVLLHRGYPIGQLAEDSSFMEVSYLLLNGELPSKDELDTFSHTISRHTMLHEQLATFYRGFRRDAHPMAIMCGVVGALSAFYHDSTDITDPQQRMIASHRLIAKMPTIAAMAYKYSTGQPFLYPDNSLSYTGNFLRMTFGVPAEPYVVNPIVEKAMDRIFILHADHEQNASTSTVRLAGSSGANPFACIAAGIACLWGPAHGGANEAALNMLREIGTVDRIPEFIARAKDKNDPFRLMGFGHRVYKNYDPRATVMQQTVREVLGELGVTDPVFDVALKLEEMALSDPYFIEKKLFPNVDFYSGVILSAIGFPTTMFTALFALARTVGWVAQWNEMIADPEQKIGRPRQLYTGPTQRDYVPVDKR; encoded by the coding sequence ATGAGCGAGACCGCAAAGCTGAGCGTCGGCGGCAAGGAAATCGAAAGCGCCGTCCTGTCGGGCACCGTCGGGCCGGACGTGATCGACATCCGCAAACTCTATGCCCAGACCGGCAAGTTCACCTACGATCCGGGCTTCACGTCCACCGCTTCGTGCGATTCGGCGATCACCTATATCGACGGTGACGAAGGCGTGCTGCTGCATCGCGGCTATCCGATCGGCCAGCTCGCCGAGGATTCCAGCTTCATGGAGGTCAGCTACCTCCTTTTGAACGGCGAACTGCCGTCGAAGGACGAGCTGGACACGTTCAGCCACACGATCAGCCGCCACACGATGCTGCACGAACAACTCGCGACCTTCTATCGCGGCTTCCGGCGCGATGCGCATCCGATGGCGATCATGTGCGGCGTCGTCGGCGCGCTGTCGGCCTTCTACCACGATTCGACCGACATCACCGATCCGCAGCAGCGCATGATCGCCAGCCACCGCCTGATCGCCAAGATGCCGACGATCGCGGCGATGGCGTATAAATATTCGACCGGTCAGCCGTTCCTCTATCCGGACAATTCGCTCAGCTACACCGGCAACTTCCTGCGCATGACCTTCGGCGTCCCGGCCGAGCCCTATGTGGTGAACCCGATCGTCGAGAAGGCGATGGACCGCATCTTCATCCTGCACGCCGATCACGAACAGAACGCCTCGACCTCGACCGTGCGTCTCGCCGGTTCGTCAGGCGCGAATCCGTTCGCCTGCATCGCGGCGGGTATCGCCTGTCTGTGGGGTCCGGCGCATGGCGGCGCCAACGAAGCCGCGCTCAACATGCTGCGCGAGATCGGCACGGTCGACCGGATTCCGGAATTCATCGCCCGCGCCAAGGACAAGAACGATCCGTTCCGCCTGATGGGCTTCGGCCACCGCGTCTATAAGAATTACGATCCCCGCGCGACCGTGATGCAGCAAACCGTGCGCGAGGTGCTCGGCGAACTCGGTGTCACCGATCCCGTGTTCGACGTCGCGCTGAAGCTCGAGGAAATGGCGCTCAGCGATCCCTATTTCATTGAAAAGAAGCTGTTTCCCAACGTCGATTTCTACTCCGGCGTAATCCTCTCGGCGATCGGATTCCCGACCACCATGTTCACGGCCCTGTTCGCACTCGCCCGCACCGTTGGCTGGGTCGCTCAGTGGAACGAGATGATCGCCGATCCGGAGCAGAAGATCGGTCGTCCGCGCCAGCTCTACACCGGCCCGACGCAGCGGGATTACGTCCCCGTGGACAAGCGCTGA